One window of Quercus robur chromosome 5, dhQueRobu3.1, whole genome shotgun sequence genomic DNA carries:
- the LOC126726583 gene encoding J domain-containing protein required for chloroplast accumulation response 1, with protein sequence MDESWRMRMGMPSLPRRRSTEDASSKQFIFSRSGGGGGSEEAETLDPEDFADVFGGPPRSVLMRKFSGDFFKNNGEFYGEVFRPPEFVTPADKDGRSLPAFRIPSRGGGGGGGGFYGDIFGSEDDLDRKSRDRSRPNSKAKSKSKSNSSSVLSSEDLSPLHRPVIGDDVALSSFVSKLRPINIPSRWNSSIMPKEYSKKQGKPTFPSNSSSYTEQEFMENEYHENFRSFYNGFPKRVSSPETISLEPSSYQSVKVSVDDLELMNSPASVVSSLHQDREAESGFQDHVLPKEEEGQEEDEVMSSYVIEINFDHREGTSEAISIDEAVAWAKEKFQTHSEKDLSMRPLDNEQNVEREGRTNASELSNQPIDEHGMIQSTKEEEQRNWTVEEEKLQPEKDVEVELLDECIRVWSAGKETNIKLLLSELHQVLWPNSGWYAIPITSLTESTLVKKAYQKARLCLHPDKLQQRGATIRQKYIAEKAFSILQDAWAAYVSQDIFLD encoded by the exons ATGGATGAGTCGTGGCGAATGCGCATGGGAATGCCGAGCCTCCCGCGGCGCCGGTCCACAGAGGATGCATCGTCGAAACAGTTCATTTTTAGCCgtagcggcggcggcggcggcagTGAGGAAGCCGAAACGCTAGACCCCGAGGACTTTGCCGATGTGTTTGGCGGGCCGCCGCGGAGCGTGCTTATGAGGAAATTCTCCGGGGACTTCTTCAAGAACAACGGGGAATTCTACGGGGAAGTTTTCCGGCCGCCGGAGTTTGTAACTCCGGCTGATAAGGACGGAAGGAGCTTGCCGGCGTTCAGGATTCCGTCGAGGGGCGGCGGCGGAGGAGGAGGGGGATTTTACGGCGATATATTTGGATCGGAGGATGATCTCGACCGGAAGTCGAGGGATCGGTCGAGGCCGAATTCGAAAGCGAAGTCGAAGTCGAAGTCGAACTCGTCGTCGGTGCTGAGCTCGGAGGATCTGAGCCCTCTCCACCGGCCGGTGATCGGAGATGACGTGGCATTGTCTTCCTTTGTTTCAAAGCTCAG GCCAATCAATATCCCATCTAGATGGAACTCATCAATTATGCCCAAAGAATATTCTAAGAAACAAGGGAAGCCTACATTTCCTAGCAATAGTTCTTCCTACACCGAGCAAGAATTCATGGAAAATGAGTACCATGAGAATTTCAGAAGCTTCTATAATGGATTCCCAAAACGGGTATCGTCCCCAGAAACCATTAGTCTTGAACCAAGTTCGTATCAAAGCGTCAAAGTATCTGTGGATGATTTGGAACTCATGAACTCCCCTGCATCAGTTGTCTCTTCGCTTCATCAGGACCGGGAGGCTGAATCTGGATTTCAAGATCATGTACtgccaaaagaagaagagggacaagaagaagatgaagttaTGAGCTCTTATGTCATTGAGATCAACTTTGACCATAGAGAGGGAACCAGTGAAGCAATTTCTATTGACGAGGCAGTTGCATGGGCCAAAGAGAAATTTCAGACACATTCTGAGAAAGATTTGAGCATGAGACCACTTGACAATGAGCAAAATGTTGAAAGAGAAG GAAGGACAAATGCAAGTGAATTATCAAATCAACCAATAGATGAGCATGGAATGATTCAGTCTACAAAG gaagaagaacaaagaaattggacagttgaagaagaaaaactacagcCAGAAAAAGAT GTGGAAGTGGAGCTATTGGATGAATGCATAAGGGTGTGGTCGGCTGGCAAAGAAACCAACATAAAGTTGCTGCTTTCAGAACTACATCAA GTCCTATGGCCCAATAGTGGATGGTATGCTATCCCTATAACAAGCCTAACAGAAAGTACACTAGTGAAGAAAGCTTATCAAAAAGCAAGGCTTTGTCTCCACCCTGACAAGCTGCAACAAAGAGGAGCAACAATCCGACAAAAATACATTGCAGAGAAAGCTTTCTCCATCCTCCAG GATGCATGGGCTGCTTACGTATCCCAAGATATCTTCCTTGACTAA